The DNA sequence TCCTTTACTATGGAAAAAGAAGCATAACCGGTTGTAACCTCCATATTTTCCGGAAGTACTGCGCTAAGCCAAACAACATCTTCCGAACTATTCTCTTCCTTAGATTTTTTAAGAGCAATCTGTGTAATCTCCGCTTTAATTTCCTCTTGTCCGGGTATTTTTATTGAGATACTGTCACCTTGCGCCAACTTTTCTCTGGCTTCTTTCGGTACCTCTGCCGAAAAAACCATTCCACCTGTTCCAATGCTGATAAATTCACTTCCACTTGTGAGTGTTCCTGCAGTCACAGATTTGTTCTGGAAAATCCCTTTTTCTGCTGCACAAATTTTTCCTTCTTGTGCAATTAAATCTTCCACCACTTTCAAATTTCTTTCTGCTTCTTCCACACTTAATTGTGCTCCATCTACCGTATAGTCTGCCGTTTTTTTTGCTTTGGCATTATTCTGTCTGGTTACCTCATCATTTTTCTTCGCTCCCTCTAAGGACTGCTGTGCTTGGGATAAACTTTGCGTTGCTGTACTAAGACGACTTTCGCTTTCTGTAAGAACCCCTTCTAGTTCTTCCTGTTTCTCTTTGTAACCTTCCTCCTCGGGATTCATGGTCGCCAATACCTGATTATAGTTATCCTGTGCCTGTTGTTTTGCTGCTAACGCTTGATTGTATTCCGCTTGTGCCTGGTTCAACGTTTTCTGTGCATTCTCTTCTTCCGGTACCCATGCATCTTCCTGCTGACTCAGTTTCGCCTGTTCCAACTGAATCTGCGCCTGTTCCAGAACCCCTTGCAATTCTTCGCGCTTTTTTTCCAATTGTTCCTTCTGAAACTGTATCAAAACATCGCCTTCATTCACACTAGTTCCATTTTCCAGACAAGATTCTACCAAAAATCCATTTGGCATCAAATAGGTACTCTTCGTTGTAGTCTCAACCTCTCCTTTTCCTTTCATTTGATAAGTAATTTTTCCCGCTTTTGCCTTCTGCACTTTCACCCTTGGTATTGTCATAGAATCTGCAATTCTGGATATTATGGTACAGATTGCCACCACTGCAAAAAATATTATTAATGCTTTTCCGTATAATTTTCTTCTACTTTTTTCCATTTCTGTTTCCTCACTATTACTCTTTTAACCCGGATGCCGCAATTCCCTGTTCCAAATAACTCTGTCCCCACAAAAACAGTAACACTGCCGGAAGCATCATAATTACTGATGCACAAAAGGACACACCCATTTTATCCACTGTAATATTGGGCAAATATAAAGATAATGGCCACTTAGACTTTGTCTCTAAAAATGTCATTGGTTGTTCTATCGCATTCCAATACTCCAAAAAACTCAAGATTATCGCTGACAAAATCCCCGGTCTCGCCATCGGAACTGCCACATATCTGAAAATGCGAAACTCTCCTGCCCCGTCTATTGCTGCTGCTTCCAAAAGCGGCTTGGGAATTTCTCGAAAAGTCTTTGTAATAATAAACACAGAAAAAGTAGCAAAAATTCCAGGCAATATAATCGCTCCGTGGGTATCTAATAAGTTCATTTTGTTTAATACCAAATAACTAGATACCATGGTAACCTGAAAGGGAAGAATCATAAGTAACATATATAAATGAAATAATATTTTTTTCCCAGGAAAGACAAAATGTGCAAATGCCCATGCTGCCGGGACACCAATCAATACTTGCCCTATCAGTATAGGAAAAACCTGCTTACAAGAATTCCAGAACATCACAAAGAACCCAAGAGAATCCAACAATAATTCTACATACCCTTTTAATGTCGGATAAGAAGGTAACGCATGGAGTTTTGCCGTATTTCCATTCGAAAGAAGTACTCCACCAAAACAATCTATGATTTCCTGCTCTCCATAAAAAGAACAGATAAGCAGTATCAGTACAGGAAGCCATACCAATAGTGCCAATATCACTAGTAATACTCTTCCACACTTCCCTTTCAGCCATCTGATGATTCTTGCATTTTTTATTCTAGCCATCTTCTCATTCCTGACTCCTTTCATTTCGATACCACACCAGGGACATAATCACTAGCATCACAATTGCCATCACTACCGATGCTGCTGTCATTTTTTGTATATCCAGACTAACAAACCAGTTATTAAACAAGTGCTGCATCATATAGATACTTTCATGCGGATAGTCACCGGCAATCAAATACGCTTCCCGGAAAACCTTAAAGCAGTTTACCAGCGATAAAATTCCAATAACGAATACTGAGGAACGAAGCCCCGGCAATGTCACATAACGAAAGGTCTGCCATCTTCCTGCTCCATCTACACTTGCCGCTTCATATCTTTCTTTTGGAATGGCTGCAAGTCCCGCAAGCCACAGAATCATATCATATCCTACATTTTTCCACAGATAGGTAAATACCAGAACGCCAAATGCCTTTTCACTGTTCATCCAATCCACCGGTGACAAGCCAAATAGCCTTACTCCTTCGTTAAAGAAACCATTCCGGTCCAGAAACAACCGCCACAACAACACCACGGATGCCACCGGAATTGCCATCGGAAATAAAAACGTAGTCTTAAAAAACTCCTGATACCCTTTCAACCCATTAATCAACAATGCGCATACAAGAGAAACCAATAACAACAATGGAATACAAATTAAAATAAATTTTATCGTGTTTCCTGCTGCCAGTTGAAATGCCTCATTTTGGAAAACACTTTCATAATTACTGATTCCTGCAAATTCCTTTCCCATAGCATCCAGAAAAGAACGTCTTACCACATCCGCAAATGGAACCAAAACAAAGACGGCTACTCCCAGAAGGCTGGGTGCCAGGAACAATAGTCCCAGCACCCACTTTGGTACTTTTTTATTCCGAACGGTAGGTATCCACTTTTGCTTTGATTGCCTGAACGGTTGCATCCAATTCCTGATTGCCTTCATAGTATGCTTTCGCCTCTTCCATTATCATATCCTGTAACACACTGTCTGCCTGTGCCGGTTGTATTAATTCGTTCGTTTTCTTCACAAAATCTTCAATCTCTGATACTAATGGCATTGCGAAACTATATGTCGCTCCATCCTCACTTGCATCACCCACCATGATATGTGAATATGTTCCATCCGCACTCTTCTCCGCTTCTAAACTCTCTCTTCCTTTTTCTTTCAACTTTTCTGCTGCATTCTGATTTATAGGGAATCCATCTGTCAAATCACACTTTTGCACCTCATCAGAAAACAATACCTTTAAAAATTCTTCTGCCAGTTCTGTATTCTCAGATGCACTATTAATTCCTACGACACCATGAGGTACAAAGGTCCCCTTATGTAAGTTTAACGGATAACCCTTTTCTCGTATTACTGCATTTGGCATCATCATGTCAAAAACAGAACGCATTTCCACAGTAGCTAACTGTGATTCTTCTAACACTGCCATCAAATTTCCCACATCCCAGTCAGAAATATAGAATCCCGATAAGTCTTCCAGATTTTCTCCTGTTTCTTCATCTATATAACTTGTCTCAATTTCAGCATTATCCAATTCTCCGATTCTTTTCGCACAAGAAATACACTGTTCCAGTTTCTCTTCATTTACCTTTCCATCTTTATCAAACAACTCATCGTAATACATATTTACAAAAAATCTGGTCAAAGATCCATAACTGGAAAATGATACAATTTTTTGTCCTTCATGGGTATCTAGCCAATTTTCCAGCGTATCCAGACTTTCCAACGTATCTATTACTTCCTGATTTCCCATAAGAACCGGAACACCATATTTTACCGGCATACCATAGATTTTATCGCCTTTCTCACGATAACACTCTGCTACATTCTTTTGCAATGTTCCGTCGTCAATCAACGGATTAATTACATTAGAAATATCTTTCAATACCCCTTTTTCGATAAACGATGCTACCGGAAGGTCATCTAAAACTAATACGTCTGCACCACTCTTATTAAGCAATTCTGTATTTAGCACGCGAATCTTATCTGCTCTGGTCGTAGATGCATCTGCTTCACCTGTCTTATAAGATACTTCAACCTCCGGATGCTGCTGCTGGAACACACTGATTGCCTGCCGTATGGTATCATTTTCATCCAAACTATAGATACTCAATTTTTTCTCTTGCTTTGTCTTTGCATTTTCATCGTAATAGTAATGTTTTAACTCCATGGACTGGCCTGCGGAATACAATGCATAAAAATCATCCTCTTCTCCTTTTACAAATCCCCATACCCTGGCGTTTGGCATTCCCATGGTCATATTTTCGCCTTCTACTAAAGTCTCCACCAACGTTCCTTCCGGATTCATATGATGAATGCCAGCTGCATTCAGGTAATAAATTTCATTATTCTCCGCTAAAACAATTTTACCATTTCGCACATCAGCCCCATACTCGGTAGATGCCAGTTCTTTCTGCTTATCTACATCCCACACTGTAAAGCCTTTATTATCCAAACTTGGAATTGCAATTTTATTTCCCGAAACACTAACCGGATTTTCTGCATCCGTAGCATTTTTTTCATACTCAAAAGTATGTAACGCTTCTCCATCATTCGGATTATATACTGTTGCCCCTTCTGTCCCTGTCAAAACAATATTTCCATTTTCCATAACATATAATCCGGTTCCAAACGTATAATATTCTGCATTCAAATCGTCACCCTTTGATTCATTCAATACCGGTATGTTTATTTCTTCTGCCGTTCCCTCTCCTGTTTGTTTTAACAGATGCATTTTTTCTTCTCCATCTGCTACAACAGCATAGTTATTTCCATCTGCTCCTGCTGCAAGGCTAACCACATATCCATCAGAAATCTGATTCAACCATGAAGCATCTTCTTTCTTCCACTCTTTGGCATCAGATGAAACATATTTAACATTTTCTCCGCTTTCATTGACGGCATATACCTCCAACTCACCTTTCTCATTTTTAACTAAGTCAGAAAGTTCATCTCCTGGTTCTGTTGGAAGTTTCACCTCTTCCTCTACATATTTTCCGGTAGCACCATTTCCATTATAATCGCTACCTCCTTTGTCTTTATCACCGCACCCACTAAGAAGCCCTGTTACCATGCCCAGACTTAACATAAGTGCTGTTATCCGTTTTAATCTCATGTTTTTCCTCCATTTCATTTTCTTTTCTGAATACTATCCTACCAAAATAATCTCTAAAAAACTTTTAAGGAATTTAGAATTTTATAGAGATTTTTTAGAGATTTTTCTGTTATACTTATACAAATAAGAAAGTTTAGAAAGGATTACCTATGCGAATATTAATAATAGAAGATGACCCGGCTCTTTGCGATGCACTCAAAAGTCAATTGGAAAATGCCGGATATGATGTTGATTTATGTAGTAGTGGTACAGATGCCCCTTTTTACATCATGCAGAAAAATGCTGATTTGATTTTACTAGACCGCATGCTTCCCGGCATCGATGGTCTTACCATTCTCAAAATGATGCGCCAAAATCAAATTCATACTCCAGTCATACTGGCTACCGCCATGGATCAGATTGAAGACCGGATTGAGGGATTAGACTGTGGGGCAGATGACTATATCGTGAAGCCCTATGATGTAAAGGAACTGATGGCAAGAATTCGTGCTCTAACCAGACGCCCGATGCAAATGACGAGCACCACAACCCTAACTTATCTGGACTTATCTCTGGATTGCGAACAATATACCATAAACTGTGGCGAAACAGAATTGACTCTCTCAAAGAAGGAAGCAGCTCTCTTTGAGTACTTTTTAAAAAATCCCGAAAAAACCCTTTCTCGCGAATTATTGTTATCCCATGTGTGGGGTGCGGATTGTACCGTAGAGGATGGTAATTTGGACAACTATATTCACTTTGCCCGAAAACGGCTAAAAACATTGAAAAGTAACGCTGTTTTAAAAACAGTCCACGGTGTAGGTTATCGTCTGGAACATATATAGGAGGTTCTTATGCTGCTGCAATTAAGGAAAAAACTAACATTGCTTTATACTTTTATCACCGGACTGATTCTAACTATGGTAGTCGTTACCCTTGCCATCATTACCAGTCAATCCAATAATCGTCAGCAAGAAACTTTGTTCACGAACCAGCTCATGACAATTACTAACAAACTGCAATATGACTCCAAAATTAGCCAAGACTGGCTTTCCTCCATGGAATGCGACAATGGATTAATGATACATATTGAAGAAAATCAACGACCGCTGCAATATATCGGTTTCTCCCCTAATGCCACTGACCGTTCTATCCTTCTGGAACGTGCACGTCAAAAGGCTTTGGAAGAATCTGTAGATTCCCGCATCCCCCCAGTTTCCACTTCTTTGGTAAAAAGTGAACTTTTTACCATTCAGGGAGATTATCATGATTCCTATCAGGGGATGGTCGTCGTCTTTTCTGTCAAAAACAGTTACTTTTCTCTCATACTGCTTCGGGATATTACGTCTACTCAGCAGCGTATATTTTATCAGATGCTTCTATTTGCACTGGCCGACATTGTTGGTATTCTCTGCCTTCTGTTCGCCAATTGGAAATTTGTAGGGAAGTCCTTAGAACCTATCCGCATTAATGAAGAAAAGCAACATGCCTTTATTGCTGCTGCTTCCCATGAACTTCGTTCTCCTCTTGCGGTCATCAATGCATCTACAGATGCCATTAGCTCTTCTAAAGATGATACGGAACATTTTATCACTAATATTAAGTCAGAATGCCGCCGAATGTCACGACTGATTCAAGACCTTCTGCTACTTGCCTCATCTAAAAGCAATGCGTGGTCCTTGGCAAAGGAAAAACTGGATATGGATACCTTACTTTTAAATATTTTTGAAAAATATCAGCCCCTCTGTAGTTCAAAAAATATCCCATTAAAGTTGGAATTACCGGACGACAGTCTGCCTGTTATCCAGGGAGATGGCGAACGTATTGCCCATGTTATCTCCATCTTCTTAGACAACGGAATTGCCTATGCCCCTTCCGGGACTGTCCTTACTTTACGGGCATTCGTACAAAAACATACACTCACTTGTTCTGTAATAGACCATGGCCCCGGTATTTCTGATGAACAAAAGGAACATGTTTTTGAATATTTTTATCGTTCTGATGCTTCCCGCAAAGATAAGCAGCACTTTGGTCTGGGATTGTGTGTTGCTAGGGAACTTACAAGACTTTCCGGCGGACGCATCGAACTTACCGATACACCGGGTGGAGGTTGTACTTTTTCCCTTGTACTTCCTCTCCTTTAAAAAGGGAGTCACATTACTGTGACTCCTCTTGTGTAAGTACAACTGGTTTTCCAGTGCACAACAACTTTCCATCCTTTACCTGTACCGGCTGCCCATCAATCTGATTGATATATTCTCCATCGGAAATCGGAACCTTCACTTCTGCCTGTTTTCCTCTCATGCTAAAAATACCCACTTTCTTTCGACAGGCATTTTCTCGCACCAGACACGCAATATCATTCTCATCATCTGCAACAGCCTGAAATGAATCATCACTGTCTAGTTTCTGTTTTTTAATATCAGCAAGTGTACGCAAGTAACTGCTGATATCTTTTCCTGTATGAAAATCCACCATATCCTTTTCAAACAAACTTGGCGTATGTGTATTTTCGAATTCCTGCCCTGCATAAATTAATGTCGTTCCCTTTAAGAAATAAAGGAACGCCGTATAATTAAGCAGTATGTTCTCATCTTTAATGTAAGAACAGATTCTTGCTGTATCATGATTTTCCAAATAACGCATCTTATTATAATTTACAGGATACATTCCCTCTTGAAAATTCAACATATCCAGATAATGTGATAATTGAATTTCTCCCTTTATATAGCGTTCAAAGACTTCCCGCACATCATACTCATATTCCATATCAAAGGCTTCATACATCTCATAATCCAATGCAGAATAAAAACCCGACTTACGCGCAACAATTCCAAAGCCCGGATGCACCGTCTCTGCCAACCATATGCAATTGGGATTCACTTTACTTACTGCCTCTCTTGCACTTTTCCAAAATTCCAACGGTACAAAAGAAGCTACATCACATCGAAAACCATCTACAATCTGTGCCCACTGAACCAAAGATGCAATCTGATATTCCCACAACTGCTTATTAGAGTAGTCCAAGTCAATTACATCTGCCCAATCACCTATCTTATTTCCAACACTTCCATCTTCACGGCGATAGAAAAATTCCGGATGTTCCTTTAACAAAGTGGAATCCGGTGAGGTATGATTGTATACCACGTCAATGATGCACTTCATTCCCTTTGCATGAATTGCTTCTACTAAATGTTTAAATTCCTCCATGGTTCCATATTCTGGATTCGTTGTCCGATAATCCTTATTTGCATAAGGACATCCCAGACTTCCTTTCTTTCCCTCTACACCAATTGGATGAATTGGCATAAACCAGATGATATCCACTCCCAAATCCCGAATTCGGTCAAGATCCGGCTCAATAGCGGCAAATGTCCCCTCTTCTGTGTGGTTTCGAACATACACCGAATAAATCACCTGTTTTTGAAGATTCTTATCTGTTTTCTGTGCCATTTTTTCCTTCTCCTTTTTTAACTTTATTTTTTTCTTCTTATCTTTAAATAGATTTTAGCTGCCATCTCTCGCATCTGATTAAAGAACATAATAAACGTTGGTATCAACAGTAACATACACCCTAATATGAGCGTACTCCCCAGATTTAACTTCGTAATAGAAAACATCTCCGGTACATAACATATAGCCCCTATCAGCAACACTACCATTACCCCAAACAGTGCATAATGCCATTTTCGGAAGGGTACACATACCTTATATACCATATAGAATCCCACTGCCGTAACCAAGAGTGCTGTAATCGTAGACGTCTGCGTACTATCA is a window from the Roseburia sp. 499 genome containing:
- a CDS encoding carbohydrate ABC transporter permease translates to MARIKNARIIRWLKGKCGRVLLVILALLVWLPVLILLICSFYGEQEIIDCFGGVLLSNGNTAKLHALPSYPTLKGYVELLLDSLGFFVMFWNSCKQVFPILIGQVLIGVPAAWAFAHFVFPGKKILFHLYMLLMILPFQVTMVSSYLVLNKMNLLDTHGAIILPGIFATFSVFIITKTFREIPKPLLEAAAIDGAGEFRIFRYVAVPMARPGILSAIILSFLEYWNAIEQPMTFLETKSKWPLSLYLPNITVDKMGVSFCASVIMMLPAVLLFLWGQSYLEQGIAASGLKE
- a CDS encoding carbohydrate ABC transporter permease: MKAIRNWMQPFRQSKQKWIPTVRNKKVPKWVLGLLFLAPSLLGVAVFVLVPFADVVRRSFLDAMGKEFAGISNYESVFQNEAFQLAAGNTIKFILICIPLLLLVSLVCALLINGLKGYQEFFKTTFLFPMAIPVASVVLLWRLFLDRNGFFNEGVRLFGLSPVDWMNSEKAFGVLVFTYLWKNVGYDMILWLAGLAAIPKERYEAASVDGAGRWQTFRYVTLPGLRSSVFVIGILSLVNCFKVFREAYLIAGDYPHESIYMMQHLFNNWFVSLDIQKMTAASVVMAIVMLVIMSLVWYRNERSQE
- a CDS encoding ABC transporter substrate-binding protein, which encodes MRLKRITALMLSLGMVTGLLSGCGDKDKGGSDYNGNGATGKYVEEEVKLPTEPGDELSDLVKNEKGELEVYAVNESGENVKYVSSDAKEWKKEDASWLNQISDGYVVSLAAGADGNNYAVVADGEEKMHLLKQTGEGTAEEINIPVLNESKGDDLNAEYYTFGTGLYVMENGNIVLTGTEGATVYNPNDGEALHTFEYEKNATDAENPVSVSGNKIAIPSLDNKGFTVWDVDKQKELASTEYGADVRNGKIVLAENNEIYYLNAAGIHHMNPEGTLVETLVEGENMTMGMPNARVWGFVKGEEDDFYALYSAGQSMELKHYYYDENAKTKQEKKLSIYSLDENDTIRQAISVFQQQHPEVEVSYKTGEADASTTRADKIRVLNTELLNKSGADVLVLDDLPVASFIEKGVLKDISNVINPLIDDGTLQKNVAECYREKGDKIYGMPVKYGVPVLMGNQEVIDTLESLDTLENWLDTHEGQKIVSFSSYGSLTRFFVNMYYDELFDKDGKVNEEKLEQCISCAKRIGELDNAEIETSYIDEETGENLEDLSGFYISDWDVGNLMAVLEESQLATVEMRSVFDMMMPNAVIREKGYPLNLHKGTFVPHGVVGINSASENTELAEEFLKVLFSDEVQKCDLTDGFPINQNAAEKLKEKGRESLEAEKSADGTYSHIMVGDASEDGATYSFAMPLVSEIEDFVKKTNELIQPAQADSVLQDMIMEEAKAYYEGNQELDATVQAIKAKVDTYRSE
- a CDS encoding response regulator transcription factor, with product MRILIIEDDPALCDALKSQLENAGYDVDLCSSGTDAPFYIMQKNADLILLDRMLPGIDGLTILKMMRQNQIHTPVILATAMDQIEDRIEGLDCGADDYIVKPYDVKELMARIRALTRRPMQMTSTTTLTYLDLSLDCEQYTINCGETELTLSKKEAALFEYFLKNPEKTLSRELLLSHVWGADCTVEDGNLDNYIHFARKRLKTLKSNAVLKTVHGVGYRLEHI
- a CDS encoding sensor histidine kinase, with amino-acid sequence MLLQLRKKLTLLYTFITGLILTMVVVTLAIITSQSNNRQQETLFTNQLMTITNKLQYDSKISQDWLSSMECDNGLMIHIEENQRPLQYIGFSPNATDRSILLERARQKALEESVDSRIPPVSTSLVKSELFTIQGDYHDSYQGMVVVFSVKNSYFSLILLRDITSTQQRIFYQMLLFALADIVGILCLLFANWKFVGKSLEPIRINEEKQHAFIAAASHELRSPLAVINASTDAISSSKDDTEHFITNIKSECRRMSRLIQDLLLLASSKSNAWSLAKEKLDMDTLLLNIFEKYQPLCSSKNIPLKLELPDDSLPVIQGDGERIAHVISIFLDNGIAYAPSGTVLTLRAFVQKHTLTCSVIDHGPGISDEQKEHVFEYFYRSDASRKDKQHFGLGLCVARELTRLSGGRIELTDTPGGGCTFSLVLPLL
- a CDS encoding alpha-amylase family glycosyl hydrolase, translating into MAQKTDKNLQKQVIYSVYVRNHTEEGTFAAIEPDLDRIRDLGVDIIWFMPIHPIGVEGKKGSLGCPYANKDYRTTNPEYGTMEEFKHLVEAIHAKGMKCIIDVVYNHTSPDSTLLKEHPEFFYRREDGSVGNKIGDWADVIDLDYSNKQLWEYQIASLVQWAQIVDGFRCDVASFVPLEFWKSAREAVSKVNPNCIWLAETVHPGFGIVARKSGFYSALDYEMYEAFDMEYEYDVREVFERYIKGEIQLSHYLDMLNFQEGMYPVNYNKMRYLENHDTARICSYIKDENILLNYTAFLYFLKGTTLIYAGQEFENTHTPSLFEKDMVDFHTGKDISSYLRTLADIKKQKLDSDDSFQAVADDENDIACLVRENACRKKVGIFSMRGKQAEVKVPISDGEYINQIDGQPVQVKDGKLLCTGKPVVLTQEESQ